In the genome of Streptomyces sp. NBC_00190, one region contains:
- a CDS encoding DUF4177 domain-containing protein, whose translation MTKKFEYATVPLLVHATKQILDTWGEDGWELVQVVPGPNNPEQLVAYLKREKA comes from the coding sequence ATGACCAAGAAGTTCGAATACGCGACGGTCCCGCTGCTGGTCCACGCCACCAAGCAGATCCTGGACACCTGGGGCGAGGACGGCTGGGAGCTCGTCCAGGTCGTGCCCGGGCCGAACAACCCCGAGCAGCTCGTGGCCTACCTCAAGCGGGAGAAGGCATGA
- a CDS encoding RidA family protein yields MSGVVDAKLAELGLTLPEVVPPLATYQPAVRSGAYVYTAGQLPMVKGSMPVTGKVGAEVSPEQAKELAATCALNALAAVKSVVGDLDKIARVVKVVGFVASAPDFTGQPGVLNGASELLGAVLGDKGVHARSAVGVAVLPLDAPVEVEIQVELVAGA; encoded by the coding sequence ATGAGCGGCGTTGTCGACGCGAAGCTGGCCGAGCTCGGCCTGACCCTGCCCGAGGTCGTCCCGCCGCTGGCCACCTACCAGCCGGCCGTGCGGTCGGGCGCGTACGTGTACACCGCGGGCCAGCTCCCGATGGTCAAGGGCAGCATGCCGGTCACCGGCAAGGTCGGCGCCGAGGTCTCGCCGGAGCAGGCCAAGGAGCTGGCCGCCACCTGCGCGCTGAACGCCCTGGCCGCGGTCAAGTCGGTCGTCGGCGACCTCGACAAGATCGCGCGTGTCGTGAAGGTCGTCGGCTTCGTCGCCTCGGCCCCCGACTTCACGGGCCAGCCGGGTGTGCTGAACGGTGCGAGTGAGCTCCTGGGCGCCGTACTCGGCGACAAGGGCGTCCACGCCCGCAGCGCGGTCGGCGTGGCGGTCCTCCCGCTGGACGCCCCGGTCGAGGTCGAGATCCAGGTCGAACTGGTCGCCGGAGCCTGA
- a CDS encoding NUDIX hydrolase gives MPNGQQQPQAQPSAGGQWYPPEWPARIRALAEGSLTPVDPRRAATVMLLRDTPAGPVVHMLRRRASMAFAGGAYAYPGGGVDPRDEEHQVGWAGPSRDDWARRLGTDTRTAQAIVCGAVRETFEEAGVLLAGQTPDTVVGDTTGDDWEADRQALVARELSFAEFLDRRGLRLRSDLLGAWARWITPEFEPRRYDTWFFVAALPEGQRTRNASTEADRTVWIRPADAAAGYDKGELLMMPPTISTLRSLEPYGSAADALAAADAQDLAPVLAQATLEDGELVLSWPGHDEFTKRVRPGGPA, from the coding sequence ATGCCGAATGGTCAGCAGCAGCCCCAGGCCCAGCCCTCCGCCGGAGGCCAGTGGTACCCGCCGGAGTGGCCCGCCCGTATCCGCGCGCTCGCGGAGGGCTCGCTCACCCCGGTGGACCCGCGGCGCGCCGCCACCGTGATGCTGCTCCGCGACACCCCCGCGGGGCCCGTCGTGCACATGCTGCGCAGGCGCGCCTCCATGGCCTTCGCCGGAGGCGCGTACGCCTATCCCGGCGGCGGGGTCGACCCCCGCGACGAGGAACACCAGGTGGGCTGGGCCGGCCCGAGCCGGGACGACTGGGCCCGCCGCCTGGGCACGGACACCCGTACCGCCCAGGCCATCGTGTGCGGCGCCGTCCGGGAGACCTTCGAGGAGGCGGGCGTCCTGCTCGCCGGGCAGACCCCGGACACCGTCGTCGGCGACACCACCGGCGACGACTGGGAGGCCGACCGGCAGGCCCTGGTGGCGCGGGAGCTGTCCTTCGCGGAGTTCCTGGACCGCCGCGGCCTGCGGCTGCGCTCCGACCTGCTGGGGGCGTGGGCGCGCTGGATCACCCCGGAGTTCGAGCCGCGCCGCTACGACACCTGGTTCTTCGTCGCGGCCCTCCCCGAGGGCCAGCGCACCCGCAACGCCTCCACCGAGGCCGACCGGACCGTCTGGATCCGGCCCGCCGACGCGGCCGCCGGGTACGACAAGGGCGAGCTGCTGATGATGCCGCCCACCATCTCCACCCTGCGCTCCCTGGAGCCGTACGGGAGCGCCGCCGACGCGCTCGCCGCGGCCGACGCGCAGGACCTGGCCCCCGTACTGGCCCAGGCCACGCTGGAGGACGGCGAGCTGGTGCTCAGCTGGCCGGGCCATGACGAGTTCACGAAGCGAGTGCGTCCCGGAGGCCCCGCATGA